Proteins encoded by one window of Salvia splendens isolate huo1 chromosome 7, SspV2, whole genome shotgun sequence:
- the LOC121810456 gene encoding bidirectional sugar transporter NEC1-like has product MAFFNADRLAIIFGLLGNIISFLVFLAPLPTFYRICRKKSSEGFQSIPYSISFFSASSLLLYYAYLKTNAYMIVSINGIGCVIEALYIFLYILYAPKKVTLFTMRWILLFNGGGLGMIMLVSLLVVHGSKRVTLVGWVCAIINIDVFAAPLSVWYINRQVIRTRSVEFMPFALSFSLSLCATTWFFHGFFIRDYYIALPNILGLILGVTQMILYFIYKDKKISCVQTNFEVEKTASNSGNDIEMNMNFDGNEKKGVDTNFELEENVSDLKNDAEMKMDFDKGSKIISTTNGIYLNEGILWWIQKQKGNCYFNVVVLEFHVETILVNNQSM; this is encoded by the exons ATGGCCTTTTTCAATGCTGACAGATTAGCCATCATATTTGGCCTCTTGG GCAATATAATATCTTTTCTCGTATTCTTGGCGCCATT GCCAACGTTTTACAGAATTTGTAGGAAGAAATCATCGGAAGGGTTTCAATCAATACCGTATTCGATCTCATTTTTCAGCGCATCGTCGTTGTTGCTTTACTACGCTTACCTTAAAACAAATGCTTATATGATCGTTAGCATTAATGGTATTGGTTGTGTGATTGAAGCACTGTACATCTTCCTCTATATACTATATGCTCCAAAGAAGGTCACG CTATTCACAATGAGATGGATTCTTCTATTCAATGGTGGAGGTTTGGGGATGATCATGTTAGTTTCTCTACTTGTTGTACATGGCTCAAAGAGGGTTACTCTAGTAGGATGGGTTTGTGCCATTATCAACATTGATGTATTTGCCGCTCCTTTAAGTGTTTGGTATATTAAT AGACAAGTTATTAGAACAAGAAGTGTAGAGTTCATGCCATTTGCACTATCATTTTCCCTCTCCCTTTGTGCTACAACTTGGTTTTTCCATGGATTCTTCATCAGGGACTACTACATTGCA TTGCCAAATATTTTGGGACTTATATTAGGAGTTACTCAAATGATCTTGTACTTCATCTACAAAGACAAAAAGATATCATGTGTACAAACAAATTTTGAGGTGGAGAAGACTGCCTCAAATTCCGGAAATGATattgaaatgaatatgaatttTGATGGAAATGAAAAGAAAGGTGTCGACACTAATTTTGAGCTTGAGGAAAATGTTTCGGACCTAAAAAATGATGCCGAAATGAAAATGGATTTTGACAAGGGCAGCAAGATTATTTCAACAACAAATGGAATTTATTTAAATGAGGGGATTTTATGGTGGATTCAGAAGCAAAAAGGGAACTGCTATTTTAACGTTGTTGTCTTGGAATTTCATGTGGAGACTATTTTAGTGAATAATCAATCAATGTAA
- the LOC121810457 gene encoding bidirectional sugar transporter NEC1-like, with amino-acid sequence MALFSVEHLAFIFGLLGNIISFLVFLAPMPTFYTIWKRKSSEGFQALPYSVAFFSASLLYYAFLKTGAYMIITINGIGCFIETVYLLIYVVYAPKKSKLFVMALILIFNVGGLGLVMAVSLLAFHGANRVSLVGWICCIINLAVFAAPFSIMRRMIKTKSVEYMPFTLSFFLTLCATMRFFYGFFINDYYIAFPNILGFLFGIAQMILYFVYKNAKKDDTLNIEVDPDKDVEKNLSLEEAKDVEMVSK; translated from the exons ATGGCTCTATTTAGTGTGGAACACTTGGCTTTCATATTTGGCCTTCTAg GGAACATTATATCATTCTTAGTATTCTTGGCACCTAT GCCAACTTTCTACACAATTTGGAAGAGGAAATCATCGGAAGGGTTTCAAGCATTACCATATTCAGTTGCATTTTTCAGTGCTTCCTTGTTATACTATGCTTTCCTTAAAACCGGTGCCTATATGATCATTACTATAAATGGCATTGGATGCTTCATCGAGACCGTTTACCTATTGATATACGTAGTATATGCACCTAAGAAGTCCAAG TTGTTCGTGATGGCATTGATTCTCATATTCAACGTTGGAGGCTTAGGGTTGGTGATGGCAGTTTCTTTACTAGCTTTCCATGGTGCCAATAGGGTTTCTTTGGTGGGATGGATATGTTGTATTATAAACCTAGCTGTATTTGCTGCCCCTTTCAGCATCATG AGGCGCATGATCAAGACGAAAAGTGTAGAGTATATGCCATTCACTTTGTCCTTCTTCCTAACCCTTTGTGCTACAATGCGGTTTTTCTATGGATTCTTCATAAATGACTACTATATTGCA TTTCCAAAtattttgggatttttgttCGGGATTGCTCAAATGATCTTGTACTTCGTCTACAAAAATGCAAAGAAGGATGATACACTAAACATCGAGGTCGATCCGGACAAGGATGTGGAGAAGAATTTGAGCCTTGAGGAAGCCAAAGATGTTGAAATGGTGTCTAAATGA